The genomic region ACTGAATCCTTTTAATTTGTTTGGAACATTTTTACTGGAGTGTGTTTATATCTGGCTACAGTACAGCACATTAGCCAGGGCATGTGGAGAGGTTGCATTACAGAGAATGAAAAGTTGGACTCATTcgcatgtttttgttgttctcaTTGTTGTTATTGGAACAGAAGATAATGATAGTTACCAAATACGTGCTCAAAATGGCCCATGTACCATACTCAGTGATGTCTTTATAACTAAGCCTACAGGCTGTTGCTGTTACTATTTGCAGCCACTGTAAATATAATACGATAGGGTTATtggaaaagacacaaatgaTCTTTTTCCCTTCCAAGTTccttgaggaggagcaatgataataataataataatgataataataataataatgataattaggGCTGCCAAGCAGTTAAAAAAattgctctgtgattaattaatctaaattgattgcatacatcaatttttgctgctggattttggacacagttgacctcctgtcctctaccaccgaaactggtctgcagtccattgcaatccattttgcagGGGAGTTAGTTAGTTGGTCACAGGAAGACTTCCTCAGTTCGTCTGAACACCTGGTCGAGTGTAGCTTGacgaggctgtgctagctcggacctccgggttcactgctaaatgctttgcgttgaggtgatatttccgGCTTTAAGTACTTCACTGGTAtgaaaattccttactgcagaaattgcagagaatggtactatcaacagttccatctgggagttttttttaagtttttgccACGTGTCAAAGCCACTGTGGCGTTCAGTGACACATTGGGTCAAAGGGCACCGCGGAACACGATTaatcaacctggtctcattccgaagtcgtcaaaattgggcgcttgggcagtgacttgcagcgtcagacactgacgaaaaaagctgtcctttaacgccAGCATTTTACGCGGCCAgtcgccgttatagtttaacggcactcTGCGACCTCAGATggaaatgcggcaggacaaggacgaaagttaaagCAACAAAAGACCAAGGCCACTTGACCAGTTCAGTGGCCTAGTAGTAGAGTCTGCCCNNNNNNNNNNNNNNNNNNNNNNNNNNNNNNNNNNNNNNNNNNNNNNNNNNNNNNNNNNNNNNNNNNNNNNNNNNNNNNNNNNNNNNNNNNNNNNNNNNNNNNNNNNNNNNNNNNNNNNNNNNNNNNNNNNNNNNNNNNNNNNNNNNNNNNNNNNNNNNNNNNNNNNNNNNNNNNNNNNNNNNNNNNNNNNNNNNNNNNNNNNNNNNNNNNNNNNNNNNNNNNNNNNNNNNNNNNNNNNNNNNNNNNNNNNNNNNNNNNNNNNNNNNNNNNNNNNNNNNNNNNNNNNNNNNNNNNNNNNNNNNNNNNNNNNNNNNNNNNNNNNNNNNNNNNNNNNNNNNNNNNNNNNNNNNNNNNNNNNNNNNNNNNNNNNNNNNNNNNNNNNNNNNNNNNNNNNNNNNNNNNNNNNNNNNNNNNNNNNNNNNNNNNNNNNNNNNNNNNNNNNNNNNNNNNNNNNNNNNNNNNNNNNNNNNNNNNNNNNNNNNNNNNNNNNNNNNNNNNNNGCTGtatataaaacatgaaaaacacacactattCAATACTACCTTTAACATTTTATCTAACAAAAATAATCCCTTAATCAATATCTAaatcatatttatatttttataatcaGTCTCTTaatcatatttatatttttataatcaGTCTCTTaatcatatttatatttttatacgtgtttagttgttttttttgtccgttagggggaaaaaaacgacCAGTGAAGTACCCGGATGTCTGACGTCATATTAACGAGACGATGATCTTCTGAGGACATGACTTGTTGAATAACCAGTGTGGATTTTATAAAGATCCCGTGATTAAACCGACGCAACATTTGCACAATGTTGGCCTGTAGACGTAGTTTAACCGGCACCATGATGTCTGCTCTGCGGGCTCTTCGCAGTAATCAAGTAAATACACTAATACACTTTAACCGCTCTCACACTGTGGCTAGCTCATTGGGTCGATCTGTTatgctaacagctgttagctaCACTTGATGCAGCTCATGGCTCATCCTCGTTTCTGCCTCCTACAGGTTGTTGTGTCTGGGCACGTGCAGAGGAGCCTATCCACACAAACAGACGGAGAAGTCCGCATCGCAAACGTACTGAGGAAGAAGTTTCCGTCAGCTGCATCGCTCAAAGTTGTGGATATATCAGGTAAGcactgatctaacagctgactGGTTGCACCATATTCCAGATATTCAATTAAGCTAATTGGTATGTAGGTCTGTGGTGCAAACGTACTGTGCATTTGGGTGTTGTTAGTGTGATCCTGTGCTGTGTGTAGGTGGCTGTGGGGCCATGTATGAGATCCATATAGAATCCAGTGAGTTCGAGGGAAAAAGGACCGTCCAACAACACCAATTAGTCAATCaggtaaaaaacaacatcaacgACAATCAGACCAACATATTATTATTACCTGTGACAGACTAAGAGCTTGGTGGTGAAGTGAATAGCATTGTATATTTcattacaatgcagtgttctgctgggaaaccttgggtccagGCATTCATGTACAGTGGCATACACATGTTTGGGCAACCCTGATCAAAAAatttgtttactgtttgtttactgtgaatagttaagttaGTAAACTATAAATAGATCTCTACAAGGCacgaagttaaagatgaaacatgctttttaacattttaggcaagattagtgtattgttttgtttgttgaaagGAGCATCATgtaaaagtttgggcaccctgagatatttgagctctcagacaactt from Epinephelus moara isolate mb chromosome 1, YSFRI_EMoa_1.0, whole genome shotgun sequence harbors:
- the bola3 gene encoding bolA-like protein 3; this encodes MLACRRSLTGTMMSALRALRSNQVVVSGHVQRSLSTQTDGEVRIANVLRKKFPSAASLKVVDISGGCGAMYEIHIESSEFEGKRTVQQHQLVNQALKEEIQGMHGLRIFTDVPKH